Proteins found in one Lycium ferocissimum isolate CSIRO_LF1 chromosome 6, AGI_CSIRO_Lferr_CH_V1, whole genome shotgun sequence genomic segment:
- the LOC132061619 gene encoding uncharacterized protein LOC132061619 yields the protein MVDATFLKSKYRGVLMIAVAKDGNNSIFPLAFGIADSENNESYRWFFRHVKKVFGTRKDLSILSDRHSSIATAIKELYPDTQHGICIYHMEKNLQKYFPSEAILSIVLQCATTYKRASFVPICHVYNKSTQKAAEYIEEEPPERWARSFHTNRRYNMLTTNNVETMNSVLRKARELPIMACIDYIQNKLKYWFYQRKLDATGPSHDLTCWAEKILLEKISRGFTMKVENITPVKFVVKDEGYQYNVDLKNMTCITVFAGENGKTKLVSQRLHPGFVFVAGFGNFSELKLCRKRHNFYLQNEKLCRHRQNSITQPP from the exons ATGGTGGATGCAACcttcttgaaatcaaaatacCGCGGTGTGCTCATGATAGCAGTAGCAAAAGATGGAAACAACAGCATATTTCCTCTCGCATTTGGTATTGCTGACTCTGAGAATAATGAATCCTACAGGTGGTTCTTCAGACACGTGAAAAAGGTGTTTGGCACGCGCAAAGACCTATCAATTCTTTCCGATCGCCACTCGTCAATTGCAACTGCAATCAAAGAACTGTATCCAGATACCCAGCATGGAATATGCATCTACCACATGGAGAAGAACTTGCAGAAATATTTCCCATCCGAAGCAATCCTATCAATCGTTCTACAATGCGCAACTACCTACAAACGAGCGAGTTTCGTACCTATATGTCACGTATACAACAAATCGACCCAAAAGGCAGCAGAATACATAGAAGAAGAACCACCGGAAAGATGGGCACGTTCATTCCACACCAACAGGCGTTACAACATGCTCACAACAAACAATGTCGAGACAATGAATTCTGTATTGAGGAAAGCAAGGGAGTTGCCAATAATGGCATGTATTGATTACATCCAGAACAAGCTGAAATATTGGTTTTACCAGAGAAAATTGGACGCAACAGGACCGTCCCATGACCTGACATGTTGGGCTGAAAAGATTCTGCTTGAAAAGATAAGCAGAGGCTTCACaatgaaa GTAGAAAACATAACTCCCGTCAAATTTGTTGTGAAAGATGAAGGATATCAATACAATGTAGACCTGAAGAATATGACTT GTATAACAGTTTTTGCCGGGGAAAATGGTAAAACAAAATTGGTATCTCAAAGACTACATCCTG GGTTTGTCTTTGTTGCTGGTTTTGGCAACTTTTCTGAACTTAAATTATGCCGTAAACGGCATAACTTCTATTTACAAAATGAGAAACTATGCCGACACCGGCAAAATTCTATTACACAACCACCATGA
- the LOC132060997 gene encoding uncharacterized protein LOC132060997 has product MIRIINKLKAVQRRRSKSNCRKMNSGKAKKATSLTTSSTSASSCVSIDYSALSDISSREAADKGVVKERAECVTRKMKVFPSVPRKKKVICSPHMRRRAEAILKVLSCHGCASEVRIRQLLGDSPDTSKALRMLISLSFSHTHSTEHI; this is encoded by the exons atgattcGTATTATCAATAAACTCAAG GCGGTGCAAAGGAGAAGATCTAAGAGCAATTGCCGGAAAATGAACTCAGGCAAGGCGAAAAAAGCCACTTCTCTGACTACATCTAGCACATCGGCTTCATCGTGCGTGTCAATTGACTATTCTGCCCTCAGCGACATCTCAAGTCGTGAGGCTGCTGATAAAGGAGTAGTAAAGGAGAGAGCAGAGTGTGTTACGAGGAAGATGAAG GTATTTCCGAGTGTTCCGAGGAAGAAGAAGGTGATTTGCTCACCTCATATGAGGAGACGAGCAGAAGCTATATTGAAGGTGTTATCGTGTCATGGTTGTGCTTCTGAAGTGAGGATTCGTCAACTGCTTGGTGATAGCCCTGATACCAGCAAAGCCTTGAGAATGttaatctctctctctttctcacaCACACACAGCACAGAACATATATAG